CTTGTAGACGACGAGCATGCCGCCGAACACCGCCGCGGTGCCGACGACCGCTTGGATCGCGACGCCCGGGTAGAGGTTGTTGAAGACGTGGCTGATCGCCCCGAGGAAGATTCCCTCGAGGGCGGCGTAGCCGAGTACCAGGGCGGGGTTGGCGCGGCGGGAGAAGGCGACGACCATCGCGAGCACGAAGCCGGCCAGGGCGGCCGGCAGGGCCAATGCGTTGAGGTTGAAGACCCACGACACGGCGCCGAAAAGGATGACCGTGCCGAGCGTGGCGCCGGTGCGGACGACGACGTCGTCCAGGCTCATGTAGCGCGTGGGAGCGTACGCCGGCTGGTCGTACATGTTCTGAAGCTCGGCGGCATCCGGTGTCGGCTTGTTGAACGTGGCGTAGCGCCCAGCCGCAGACGAGAAGTTCCGGCCGTCGCGGCCGAATACCGGATTACTGCTCACATCCGCTCCTTCCGGGCCCCCGGCCACCCGCCGGCACCCACGGACAGACGCGGCGCGCCTTGCACCGCGTACGACACCGTAACGCGCATCCGATCGCCGTAGTTCCGCGCGGTCCCGATGGCCCAAAGCGGCCACACGTACGGGGATCCGCTGAAAACCCGAACCGGCCGGAGACGCAGATTGCGGCTATCCTGACGACACTATGGCGCGCATCCGCAGCACGCGACACCTGGCGAGCGGGCTGCTGGGCGCGATCGTCGCCGCCGCGCTGCTCTGGCTCGCCGGTTCGGCCGGGTCGATGCCGGACTCCGGCTCCCTTGGCCTGTTCGGCCCGGCGGCCGTCGCGACCCACCCGGCCGGCGCGCACCACGAGGGTTGGGGCGTCCTGCACCACCGTCCGGGCGCGCAGCGTCCCGCGGTCGTCCACGGCGGCCCACTCCTCGGCGCGCTCGCCGCGACCAGCGGGGTCGCCGTGCTGCTCGTCCTTCTCGCCGGCGGTCTGACGCCGTCGAGAAGCCCGCGTCGGCTGCTCACGGTGTGGCTGCCGACGACCCGCGGGCCACCGGCGGTCGCCGCCTAGGGCACTTGCCCTCCCACGAGGAAGTGCTCAGGGCGTCTGCGACCCCTTCTCGCTCCTCACCCTGGAGTTTGTATGGCCAGCACCCTCACACCGACACCGGACACACCACGGCTCGACCTCGTCGCCTGCCTGCCGTCGTTGCGCACCGAACTCGAGCGTCAGCGCCGCTTCCGGCTGGATCAACTCGCCGCCCTCGGCGGTCGGGTCGACCGGCCCGGCGGCGATGACCTCGACCTCCTGCACGCGGGGCAGGGCGGTGGTGCCTCCGAGGAGATCGTCGAGATCCTCTCGACCGCGGCCCT
The Mycobacteriales bacterium DNA segment above includes these coding regions:
- a CDS encoding Bax inhibitor-1/YccA family protein, with protein sequence MSSNPVFGRDGRNFSSAAGRYATFNKPTPDAAELQNMYDQPAYAPTRYMSLDDVVVRTGATLGTVILFGAVSWVFNLNALALPAALAGFVLAMVVAFSRRANPALVLGYAALEGIFLGAISHVFNNLYPGVAIQAVVGTAAVFGGMLVVYKTGAIRVTPKFNRWLVGALFGVVALMLVNVIGSLIVGHDALGIRGGNPALSIGFSVLCIGIAAFCFLSDFDMVDQAIRRGAPENFAWYAAFGLTVTLVWLYLEILRLLGFVRQ
- a CDS encoding TraR/DksA family transcriptional regulator, producing MASTLTPTPDTPRLDLVACLPSLRTELERQRRFRLDQLAALGGRVDRPGGDDLDLLHAGQGGGASEEIVEILSTAALRSLSDIDIALRRMTTGRYGSCLDCGREIPLARLRAVPQTLLCLGCHLSENLER